The following coding sequences lie in one Maribacter forsetii DSM 18668 genomic window:
- a CDS encoding DUF4442 domain-containing protein encodes MAVTPSKINMFSIFKLPSAWWCGVRLKEIDKNRSVVTVKHRWFNQNPFNSMFWAVQGMAAELTTGALMIDQIEATGKKISMLVANNTANFSKKATGRITFTCEDGHLIKEALDKTIATGEGQTIWMKSVGVNTDGVVVSTFKFEWTVRLKQKK; translated from the coding sequence ATGGCGGTAACACCTAGTAAAATCAATATGTTTTCCATTTTTAAACTACCGTCTGCATGGTGGTGCGGTGTACGTTTAAAGGAAATAGATAAAAACAGGTCAGTGGTGACGGTAAAGCACAGATGGTTCAATCAGAATCCGTTTAATTCTATGTTTTGGGCTGTTCAAGGTATGGCAGCAGAATTGACGACCGGGGCTTTAATGATAGACCAAATTGAAGCAACAGGAAAGAAAATCTCTATGTTAGTAGCGAACAACACCGCAAATTTTTCAAAGAAAGCAACAGGTAGAATTACATTTACTTGTGAAGACGGACACTTAATTAAAGAAGCTTTAGATAAAACGATTGCTACCGGAGAAGGACAAACCATTTGGATGAAATCTGTAGGAGTAAATACAGATGGAGTAGTGGTAAGTACCTTTAAGTTTGAATGGACAGTTAGATTAAAGCAGAAAAAATAG
- a CDS encoding DUF4870 domain-containing protein — translation MTESVTKHERNLSALIHASTFSKFFIPFGNFIIPLVLWTANKKEYEFVDHNGKQALNFQISILLYSILVGMVSIPFFLGGFLPNIFDFDNFGLVNVHSFNSININFDTDDLFGPWMVPVALLGLAQSALFIINIVYTILATIKTNEGEVFEYPFTIKFIK, via the coding sequence ATGACAGAATCAGTAACAAAGCACGAAAGAAACCTCTCTGCATTAATACATGCAAGTACGTTTTCTAAATTCTTTATTCCGTTTGGGAACTTCATCATTCCCTTAGTATTATGGACAGCGAATAAGAAAGAATATGAGTTTGTAGATCATAACGGTAAACAAGCTTTAAATTTTCAAATTAGTATACTTCTCTACTCTATTCTTGTAGGTATGGTTAGTATTCCATTCTTCTTAGGCGGATTTTTACCTAACATTTTCGACTTTGATAATTTCGGTTTAGTGAATGTTCACAGTTTCAACAGTATCAACATCAATTTTGACACCGATGATCTATTTGGTCCGTGGATGGTTCCTGTTGCACTACTAGGTCTCGCACAATCGGCATTATTCATTATCAACATTGTGTATACCATACTGGCTACCATAAAAACAAATGAAGGAGAAGTTTTTGAATATCCTTTCACTATAAAATTTATTAAATAG
- a CDS encoding PadR family transcriptional regulator: MNVENTKAQMRKGVLEYCILSILNGHDKYASEILATLKDAKMLVVEGTIYPLLTRLKNAGLLNYRWEESTSGPPRKYYTLTETGKIFLKELDTTWDELRKATNLVTNSKNS, encoded by the coding sequence ATGAATGTAGAAAATACAAAAGCACAAATGCGTAAAGGGGTTTTGGAGTATTGCATCCTGTCCATTTTAAATGGGCATGATAAATATGCTTCTGAAATCTTAGCTACGCTAAAAGATGCTAAAATGCTTGTAGTGGAAGGTACTATTTATCCGCTACTGACCAGATTAAAGAATGCAGGACTTCTGAACTACCGTTGGGAAGAATCTACTTCTGGACCGCCAAGAAAATACTATACATTAACCGAGACTGGTAAAATATTCCTTAAAGAATTAGATACCACTTGGGACGAATTAAGAAAAGCCACCAACCTGGTAACCAACTCAAAAAACAGCTAA
- a CDS encoding PspC domain-containing protein — protein sequence MNKTVNINLANMLFHIDEEAYNIMRRYLESVKRSFANTPGSDEIIADIEARIAELFHDKLENERQVITQKEVDEVIAIMGQPEDYMVDEDIFEDEPKTKSAYTKERVKKLYRDTEKKYVAGVSAGLAHYFGIDPLWIRLLWIFLTIFTWGGFIFIYGLLWILIPEAKTTAQKLDMSGETVNISNIERKVKEGFDDVADRVKSVDYEKVGDTVKKGGKTIFDTFGDIVMFLFKIFGKFIGILLVIIGAATLIGLFVGMFTVGILDIIHVPGIDFYNVVNSTNLPIWVVSLLAFFAIGIPFFFLMYLGLKILVNNLKSIGTVAKFSLLGLWLISIICLVIFGIREAAAHAYTGSTSVEEEITTVIPTDTLNIRLVSTDEYDHENDMNLGDTFLSYDEAGNKVLVSDDVRFRIRKSKDTLVRVQVRKEADGPSNREAKDIASQIVYEYEVSGNTISFDDFLTTQVPKFKDQEVRVNIFLPVGTILTYDQTNSRDWITTVNTDRDVEGLEGYIWKMTESGELECLDCPDFIEMKDEDDDSSNRININENGIDININDNGDKGKIIINENGIDIDVNDNGESFKMKLDENGVKVDTNDSIN from the coding sequence ATGAACAAAACAGTAAATATAAATTTAGCAAACATGCTCTTCCATATAGACGAAGAGGCATACAATATAATGCGTAGGTATTTAGAATCTGTGAAACGTTCTTTTGCCAACACACCGGGCAGCGATGAAATCATTGCCGATATAGAAGCTCGTATAGCCGAACTTTTTCATGACAAATTAGAGAATGAAAGACAGGTTATCACGCAAAAAGAAGTAGATGAAGTTATTGCCATAATGGGGCAACCAGAAGACTATATGGTAGATGAGGACATCTTTGAAGATGAACCTAAAACCAAGTCTGCTTATACTAAAGAAAGAGTAAAAAAATTATATAGAGATACAGAAAAGAAATACGTTGCGGGTGTATCTGCAGGCTTAGCACATTACTTTGGTATTGACCCATTGTGGATTAGATTACTTTGGATTTTCTTGACCATTTTTACATGGGGCGGATTTATCTTCATTTACGGTCTTCTTTGGATTCTTATTCCTGAAGCTAAAACTACGGCTCAAAAATTAGATATGAGCGGTGAAACGGTCAATATCAGTAATATTGAGCGTAAAGTTAAAGAGGGTTTTGATGACGTAGCGGATCGTGTAAAAAGTGTGGACTATGAAAAAGTAGGCGACACCGTCAAAAAAGGAGGTAAAACAATTTTTGACACCTTTGGTGATATTGTAATGTTCCTATTCAAAATCTTTGGTAAATTCATTGGTATACTTTTGGTTATCATTGGTGCCGCAACATTGATCGGTCTTTTTGTAGGCATGTTCACCGTTGGTATTTTAGATATCATTCATGTACCTGGTATTGACTTTTACAATGTTGTAAACTCTACCAACCTACCTATTTGGGTAGTATCGTTATTGGCATTTTTTGCCATTGGCATTCCGTTTTTCTTCTTAATGTATTTAGGATTAAAAATATTGGTAAACAACTTAAAGTCTATTGGTACGGTTGCTAAATTCTCTTTATTGGGTTTATGGTTGATATCAATTATATGTTTGGTCATATTCGGCATTAGAGAAGCTGCAGCACACGCATATACCGGTAGCACATCTGTAGAAGAGGAGATTACAACAGTAATACCAACTGATACTTTGAACATTAGATTGGTTTCTACGGACGAGTATGACCATGAAAATGATATGAATCTGGGAGATACTTTTCTTTCTTATGACGAAGCTGGTAATAAAGTTTTGGTTTCTGATGATGTAAGGTTTCGTATTCGTAAATCTAAAGATACCCTAGTTCGTGTTCAAGTTAGAAAAGAAGCGGACGGCCCATCTAATAGAGAAGCAAAGGATATCGCCAGTCAGATCGTATATGAATATGAAGTAAGCGGCAATACGATTTCTTTTGATGACTTTTTAACCACACAGGTTCCTAAGTTTAAAGATCAAGAAGTTCGTGTAAACATATTTTTACCGGTAGGTACTATTTTAACTTATGACCAGACAAATTCTAGAGATTGGATTACGACCGTTAATACTGATAGAGATGTTGAAGGTCTAGAAGGCTATATCTGGAAAATGACCGAAAGCGGAGAGCTTGAATGCCTAGACTGTCCTGATTTTATTGAAATGAAAGATGAAGATGACGACAGCTCTAATCGCATCAACATCAATGAAAATGGTATCGACATTAATATCAACGATAATGGTGATAAAGGAAAAATCATCATCAACGAAAATGGAATAGACATTGACGTTAACGATAATGGCGAATCATTTAAAATGAAGTTAGACGAGAACGGTGTAAAGGTTGACACAAACGATAGTATCAATTAA
- a CDS encoding head GIN domain-containing protein gives MTTLVRITVALVLALLLSSCGFDINFGDFGSGEKGNGVVVEETREITGEFTEVSSSEGLEVFVTQGSDFDIAVEADENIIDLIGTDIKNGKLRIHSIENIGRATKKVYVTMPNVTSLRASSGAHLTTENKIQSDKLEVDASSGAIINATVLVTNMDIDASSGANISLEGTAKEVYVDASSGANIRAKDLTTLVANADASSGANISIDVTDNLTAEASSGANISYKGDPSVQKNKSVSGSVHKY, from the coding sequence ATGACAACTTTAGTAAGAATAACAGTAGCACTCGTATTAGCCCTATTACTTTCATCTTGTGGCTTTGACATTAACTTCGGCGATTTTGGATCTGGCGAAAAAGGCAATGGCGTAGTCGTTGAAGAAACCAGGGAAATTACCGGTGAGTTCACAGAAGTTTCCAGTTCTGAAGGTTTAGAAGTATTTGTTACCCAAGGATCTGATTTTGATATTGCGGTTGAGGCAGATGAAAATATCATTGACTTGATCGGTACCGATATTAAAAACGGAAAATTAAGAATTCACAGTATTGAGAATATTGGTAGAGCAACCAAAAAAGTATACGTGACCATGCCTAATGTAACCAGCTTACGTGCATCTAGTGGAGCTCACTTAACTACTGAAAATAAAATTCAGTCAGATAAATTAGAGGTAGATGCCAGTAGCGGTGCCATTATCAATGCAACCGTGCTTGTTACCAATATGGATATAGATGCCAGTAGCGGTGCAAATATCTCTTTAGAAGGTACAGCAAAAGAAGTTTATGTAGACGCAAGTAGCGGAGCAAATATTAGAGCTAAAGACTTAACAACTTTAGTAGCTAATGCAGATGCCAGTAGTGGTGCAAATATTAGCATTGATGTTACGGACAATTTAACAGCTGAAGCTTCTAGTGGCGCTAATATATCATACAAAGGTGATCCTTCTGTTCAAAAGAACAAATCGGTTTCTGGTAGCGTACACAAATACTAA
- a CDS encoding dipeptide epimerase, whose amino-acid sequence MQVHLKKYTLPLKHTFSISRESHDFQDTMIASLSLDGKTGYGEATSNPYYKITTQSMMDEINAISSEIEAFDFTKPEVFHAFLISKGLSNFAICALDLAAHDLYGKLLGKPLYEIWGTSIEKYPTTNYTIGIASIDVMLAKMQEMPWPIYKIKLGTSDDVAIVRELRKHTDAIFRIDANCAWTAEETIFNAPLLKDLGVEFLEQPLKADDWSGMEEVMHHSVLPVIADESCIVESDVEKCALHFSGVNIKLTKCGGLTPALRMIKKAKELGISVMVGCMTESTVGISAIAQLIPQLDYVDMDGALLLKSDIATGVHIEPDGKVIFSKLAGSGIQLLD is encoded by the coding sequence ATGCAAGTACACTTAAAGAAATATACATTACCATTAAAGCACACCTTCAGTATTTCAAGAGAATCTCATGATTTTCAAGATACTATGATTGCTTCTTTATCTTTAGACGGAAAAACAGGATATGGAGAGGCGACCTCTAATCCGTATTACAAAATTACCACGCAGAGTATGATGGATGAAATCAATGCCATATCCTCTGAAATAGAAGCATTTGACTTCACAAAGCCAGAAGTCTTTCATGCATTTTTAATAAGTAAAGGATTATCAAACTTTGCTATCTGCGCTTTAGACTTGGCTGCTCATGACCTGTATGGAAAATTACTAGGTAAGCCGCTATATGAAATTTGGGGTACCAGTATTGAAAAATACCCCACCACAAATTACACTATTGGTATTGCATCAATTGACGTTATGTTAGCCAAAATGCAGGAGATGCCCTGGCCTATCTATAAAATAAAATTAGGCACTAGTGATGATGTTGCTATTGTTCGCGAATTACGAAAACATACAGATGCTATCTTTAGAATAGATGCCAATTGTGCTTGGACGGCAGAAGAAACTATTTTTAACGCTCCGCTTTTAAAAGATTTGGGAGTGGAATTTTTAGAACAGCCATTAAAAGCAGATGATTGGTCTGGTATGGAAGAGGTCATGCACCATAGTGTGTTACCCGTAATTGCCGATGAAAGTTGTATTGTAGAAAGCGATGTTGAAAAATGTGCGCTACATTTTAGTGGTGTAAATATTAAACTGACCAAGTGTGGTGGACTCACCCCTGCCCTACGTATGATAAAAAAGGCTAAGGAATTAGGTATTAGTGTTATGGTGGGTTGCATGACAGAATCTACCGTAGGCATTTCAGCTATAGCGCAGTTGATTCCGCAATTAGATTATGTGGATATGGATGGTGCTTTGTTATTAAAAAGTGATATTGCAACGGGCGTTCATATTGAACCTGACGGTAAAGTTATTTTCTCAAAACTTGCCGGTAGCGGTATACAATTGTTAGATTGA
- a CDS encoding aminotransferase class I/II-fold pyridoxal phosphate-dependent enzyme, whose product MFTIDEFPDRTIVINGKEYLYFGGTSYLGLQTDADFQSIFIKNIKKYGTAYSASRKSNIRISIFDEVDAHLAEIAGSESCVTMSSGYLAGQLVCDYFSNNDYQLFYAPNTHSALYRNKQEVFENWNDIEFALDKKNSKSPVLFLDSIDFHGDNYPDYSFLKNLDLTDTILVVDDSHGIGITGKDAGGSFRFLQTLQPKELLVSCSLGKGFGIQAGAILGSNNIINALKNTQFFGGASPATPSSLATLKDAEELISSKRAQLYKNTELFISKLSDSSLFVSAKGHPTFNFQNEALANYLEDNGIIVTNFRYPTENDSLMSRIVLSASHTKTDILNLCAILNSYSPNL is encoded by the coding sequence ATGTTTACGATTGATGAATTTCCTGATAGAACTATTGTCATAAACGGTAAAGAATACCTATACTTTGGTGGTACCTCCTATTTAGGATTACAGACCGATGCTGATTTCCAGTCCATATTCATCAAGAACATCAAAAAATATGGCACAGCTTACAGTGCTTCCCGTAAATCTAATATTAGAATTTCCATCTTTGATGAAGTTGATGCCCACCTAGCAGAAATAGCGGGTAGTGAAAGTTGTGTAACCATGTCCTCTGGGTATTTAGCAGGACAATTGGTTTGTGATTATTTCAGTAATAACGATTATCAGTTATTCTATGCCCCTAATACACACTCGGCATTATACAGAAACAAACAGGAAGTATTTGAAAATTGGAACGACATAGAATTTGCCCTCGATAAAAAAAATTCGAAATCTCCAGTACTATTTCTAGATAGTATTGACTTTCATGGCGATAATTATCCCGATTATTCCTTCCTTAAAAATCTCGACTTAACCGATACTATTCTAGTCGTAGATGATTCTCATGGAATTGGAATTACCGGAAAAGATGCCGGTGGCAGTTTTAGGTTTTTACAAACACTTCAACCAAAGGAGCTATTGGTTTCTTGCTCTTTAGGTAAAGGATTTGGGATTCAAGCCGGAGCGATACTTGGCAGTAATAATATAATTAATGCGTTAAAAAATACACAGTTTTTTGGAGGTGCAAGTCCCGCAACACCTTCTTCTTTAGCAACTTTGAAGGATGCTGAAGAACTTATCAGTTCTAAAAGAGCTCAATTATATAAGAATACCGAGCTTTTCATATCAAAATTATCAGATTCCTCACTTTTTGTATCTGCAAAAGGGCACCCTACCTTTAATTTTCAAAATGAAGCATTAGCCAATTATTTAGAAGATAATGGTATTATAGTAACCAACTTTAGATATCCTACAGAAAATGATTCCTTAATGAGTCGTATAGTTTTAAGCGCTTCTCACACAAAAACAGACATTTTAAACCTTTGCGCTATTCTTAACTCATACTCTCCAAATCTATAG
- the trxB gene encoding thioredoxin-disulfide reductase: MSDKIERVKTLIIGSGPAGYTAAIYAARADLKPVMYTGMEPGGQLTTTTEVDNFPGYPEGIDGPTMMVQLQQQAERFGTEVRIGMITSVQFSKEKGGIHKVVADNDKQIEAETIIISTGASAKYLNLPSEQRLRGGGVSACAVCDGFFYKGQDVAIVGAGDTAAEEASYLANICNKVTMLVRRDEMRASKAMQHRVNSLPNIEVRYNTEVDEVLGDQVVEGLRMVNNKTGNKEDIAITGLFIAIGHKPNTDIFKGQLDMDETGYLITKGKSTKTNLPGVFASGDAQDKEYRQAVTAAGSGCMAALDAERYLASIGSVEEAVADKY; the protein is encoded by the coding sequence ATGTCTGATAAAATAGAACGTGTAAAAACATTGATTATAGGATCTGGCCCTGCAGGGTATACAGCTGCAATTTATGCTGCCCGTGCAGATTTAAAACCTGTAATGTATACAGGAATGGAGCCGGGAGGCCAATTGACGACTACCACAGAAGTAGATAATTTTCCAGGGTACCCAGAAGGTATAGATGGACCTACTATGATGGTACAATTGCAACAACAAGCTGAACGTTTTGGTACGGAAGTTAGAATAGGTATGATTACCTCAGTACAGTTTTCAAAAGAAAAAGGAGGTATACATAAAGTAGTTGCCGATAACGATAAGCAAATAGAGGCTGAAACTATTATTATTTCAACCGGAGCATCTGCCAAGTATTTAAATTTACCTAGTGAGCAACGTTTACGTGGCGGTGGGGTATCTGCTTGTGCGGTTTGTGACGGCTTTTTTTATAAAGGACAAGATGTAGCAATTGTTGGTGCCGGTGATACAGCAGCGGAAGAAGCTTCATATTTAGCAAACATTTGTAATAAAGTAACCATGTTGGTTCGTAGAGATGAAATGAGAGCTTCTAAAGCAATGCAGCATAGGGTAAATAGTCTTCCTAATATTGAAGTTCGATATAATACCGAAGTTGACGAAGTTTTAGGTGATCAGGTTGTTGAAGGTTTACGCATGGTAAATAATAAAACAGGTAATAAAGAAGATATAGCAATTACAGGATTGTTTATTGCTATTGGTCATAAACCGAATACGGATATATTCAAAGGGCAATTGGATATGGACGAAACAGGTTACCTAATTACAAAAGGAAAGTCTACCAAAACAAATTTACCAGGTGTTTTTGCTAGTGGCGATGCACAAGATAAGGAGTACAGACAAGCGGTGACAGCTGCAGGATCAGGTTGTATGGCGGCATTGGATGCAGAACGCTATTTAGCATCTATAGGTTCTGTTGAAGAAGCAGTTGCTGATAAATACTAG
- a CDS encoding LytR/AlgR family response regulator transcription factor has product MKTFKCAIIEDSNTQRKLLEQIISKNKNLKLLHSTSANADSLKEVNGSNIDLLFLDIEMPIMNGFEFLAGLEIKPQVIITSQNQKYALEAFEYNVTDFLLKPYSNVRFDAAITKAIEKVKSAKKKQPESKLVVKHNLKQIELNVHGILYVEALGDYVKVVTEERNYVILSTMSKFNERLEADKFIRIHKSYIVNLKMVERYNHEFIEIKNKKIPISRAKIVELDQLLNCID; this is encoded by the coding sequence ATGAAAACCTTTAAATGCGCTATAATAGAGGATTCCAACACTCAAAGGAAGCTTCTAGAACAGATTATTTCGAAAAATAAAAACTTAAAGCTATTACATTCCACTAGTGCAAATGCGGATAGTTTAAAGGAGGTAAATGGTTCGAATATTGACTTATTATTTCTTGATATTGAGATGCCGATAATGAACGGCTTTGAATTTTTAGCCGGATTAGAAATAAAGCCGCAGGTGATTATCACCAGTCAAAATCAGAAGTATGCGCTTGAAGCATTTGAATATAATGTAACCGACTTCCTTTTAAAACCCTATAGCAATGTACGTTTTGATGCTGCAATTACCAAAGCTATAGAGAAGGTCAAATCTGCCAAAAAGAAACAGCCAGAAAGTAAATTGGTGGTAAAACATAATCTTAAACAAATAGAACTTAATGTACACGGTATTTTGTACGTTGAAGCCTTGGGCGATTATGTAAAGGTGGTGACAGAAGAACGTAATTACGTTATTCTATCTACCATGAGTAAGTTTAACGAAAGATTGGAAGCCGATAAATTTATTAGAATTCACAAATCGTACATCGTTAACCTAAAAATGGTGGAACGCTACAACCACGAGTTCATAGAAATCAAGAACAAAAAGATTCCTATTAGCCGAGCGAAGATAGTGGAGTTAGATCAACTTCTCAACTGCATAGATTAA
- a CDS encoding formylglycine-generating enzyme family protein — MNKKVQFLGLGLMLLSMVNCKPEPKKNEAKKEVKTKVENPAPVVEHTVLNKKPDGVTTPEGMVWVSGTTFKQGAVNGDKIAMDHEKPAIDVIVDGFFMDATEVTNAQFAAFVKATDYVTVAERGIDWEELKKQVPAGTEKPHDSILKPGSLTFKKAKSSVPNLYDFSQWWNWTIGADWKHPNGPNSSIKGKDNYPVVQVSYEDALAYCEWANRRLPTEAEWELASRAGSYGTIYNWGDDVSVLEEKANTWEGEFPVENTIADGFELRAPVKSYAPNAYGLYDMAGNVWEWTSDWYNTNYYKETKATNTILVNPKGAESPFTPNNPLAKERVIKGGSFLCSASYCASYRVSARMGSSMDSSLEHTGFRTVATVDMITE; from the coding sequence ATGAATAAAAAAGTACAGTTTTTAGGCTTGGGTTTGATGTTATTAAGTATGGTTAACTGTAAGCCAGAACCGAAGAAGAACGAAGCGAAAAAAGAAGTAAAAACGAAGGTAGAAAACCCTGCTCCTGTAGTTGAACATACAGTATTAAATAAAAAACCTGATGGTGTTACCACGCCAGAAGGCATGGTCTGGGTTTCTGGAACAACTTTTAAACAAGGAGCGGTAAACGGCGATAAAATTGCAATGGATCATGAAAAACCGGCTATAGATGTTATAGTTGACGGATTTTTTATGGACGCCACAGAAGTAACAAACGCACAATTTGCAGCATTCGTAAAAGCTACAGATTATGTAACGGTTGCAGAAAGGGGAATAGATTGGGAAGAGTTAAAAAAGCAAGTGCCTGCTGGTACAGAAAAGCCACATGATTCCATTCTAAAACCAGGTTCGCTGACGTTCAAAAAAGCAAAATCATCCGTACCTAATTTATATGATTTTTCTCAGTGGTGGAACTGGACCATCGGTGCGGATTGGAAACACCCAAACGGACCTAATAGTAGTATTAAGGGCAAAGACAATTACCCGGTAGTACAAGTATCTTATGAAGATGCCCTGGCATATTGCGAATGGGCAAATAGACGTTTACCAACAGAGGCAGAGTGGGAGCTGGCATCTAGAGCAGGTTCTTATGGTACTATATATAACTGGGGCGATGATGTATCTGTTTTAGAAGAAAAAGCAAATACCTGGGAGGGCGAATTTCCGGTAGAAAACACAATTGCGGACGGTTTTGAGTTACGAGCCCCGGTAAAATCATATGCACCAAATGCTTACGGTCTATATGATATGGCAGGTAACGTTTGGGAATGGACGAGTGATTGGTATAATACTAATTACTACAAAGAAACAAAAGCTACAAATACAATATTGGTGAATCCTAAAGGAGCAGAAAGTCCGTTTACACCAAATAATCCGCTAGCAAAAGAACGTGTAATTAAAGGAGGTTCTTTCTTGTGTAGCGCATCCTATTGTGCTAGTTACCGAGTATCGGCAAGAATGGGGTCTAGTATGGACTCTTCTTTAGAACATACCGGGTTTAGAACTGTGGCAACAGTGGATATGATTACTGAATAA